The following proteins are encoded in a genomic region of Pseudodesulfovibrio mercurii:
- a CDS encoding FAD-binding oxidoreductase, translating into MPNYATSLTDAHRAFLTDLFPGDGCVLDTEEMNAFSTDASRERSMPWAVVRPESRDQAAELLRWADAERMPLYPRARATGQVGNTVPLLHGVTVSLLRMNRILDISERDFAAEVEPGVITADFQQACAAKKLFYPPDPASVKISTMGGNISTCAGGLRAVKYGVTRDWVLGIEAVLPGGKVLTMGGRAQKDVVGLDLKRLFVGADGKLGLITRATVKLIPLPETSSSVLVGFADLDGAMNGAMAVFGAGLLPCACEFMDVTTIKAVRLGGDIPLAPQAQAALLFKFDGTAEGVAAEIRRLEAALAAVGPVSLEVGEGEAEEAVWAARRDISPGSYRLRPDKLSEDLAVPRGRVPELVRIAQKAGADAGLPVLCYGHLGDGNIHTNIMHDAAHPEEVRAAHQVKERLFRAAVELGGTISGEHGTGLTKASFVPEQLGADQLHFMETVRRVFDPHEIMNPGKGW; encoded by the coding sequence ATGCCGAATTACGCCACCTCCCTGACAGACGCCCACCGGGCGTTCCTGACCGATCTCTTCCCCGGCGACGGGTGCGTCCTCGACACCGAGGAAATGAACGCCTTTTCCACGGACGCGAGCCGCGAGCGGTCCATGCCCTGGGCCGTGGTCCGGCCCGAGAGCCGGGACCAGGCGGCCGAACTCCTGCGCTGGGCCGACGCCGAGCGCATGCCGCTCTATCCGCGCGCACGGGCCACCGGGCAGGTGGGCAACACCGTGCCGCTCCTGCACGGCGTGACCGTGTCCCTGCTACGCATGAACCGCATCCTCGACATCAGCGAACGCGACTTCGCCGCCGAGGTGGAGCCCGGCGTGATCACGGCGGACTTCCAGCAGGCATGCGCCGCGAAGAAGCTCTTCTATCCCCCGGACCCGGCCAGCGTGAAGATCTCCACCATGGGCGGGAACATCTCCACCTGCGCGGGCGGGCTGCGGGCCGTTAAGTACGGCGTGACCCGCGACTGGGTCCTGGGCATCGAGGCCGTGCTCCCCGGCGGCAAGGTCCTGACCATGGGCGGCCGGGCCCAGAAGGACGTGGTCGGCCTGGACCTGAAGCGCCTTTTTGTCGGCGCGGACGGCAAGCTCGGCCTGATCACCCGGGCCACGGTCAAGCTCATCCCCCTGCCCGAGACCTCCAGCTCCGTGCTGGTGGGCTTCGCCGACCTGGACGGGGCCATGAACGGGGCCATGGCCGTCTTCGGGGCCGGGCTCCTGCCCTGCGCCTGCGAGTTCATGGACGTGACCACCATCAAGGCCGTGCGCCTGGGCGGCGACATCCCCCTGGCCCCGCAGGCCCAGGCCGCGCTGCTCTTCAAGTTCGACGGCACGGCCGAGGGCGTGGCCGCCGAGATCCGACGGCTCGAGGCGGCGCTTGCGGCCGTGGGGCCGGTCTCCCTGGAGGTGGGCGAGGGCGAGGCCGAGGAAGCGGTCTGGGCCGCCCGCCGGGACATCTCGCCCGGCTCCTACCGGCTCCGGCCCGACAAGCTTTCCGAGGACCTGGCCGTGCCGCGCGGCCGCGTGCCCGAGCTGGTGCGCATCGCCCAAAAGGCCGGGGCCGACGCCGGGCTGCCCGTGCTCTGCTACGGCCACCTGGGCGACGGCAACATCCACACCAACATCATGCACGACGCGGCCCACCCCGAGGAGGTCCGCGCCGCCCACCAGGTCAAGGAGCGGCTCTTCCGGGCCGCCGTGGAACTGGGCGGGACCATCTCGGGCGAGCACGGCACCGGCCTGACCAAGGCCTCCTTCGTGCCCGAGCAGCTCGGCGCGGACCAGCTCCATTTCATGGAGACCGTGCGCCGCGTCTTCGACCCCCACGAGATCATGAACCCCGGTAAGGGGTGGTAG
- the hflK gene encoding FtsH protease activity modulator HflK encodes MNWDWDKLQKQQQGRPGGKPPSFDDFQDQLEKLKKFKLPGWKFVIPIFILLWIASGFYIVEPDEVGVVKQFGKFNRVTTAGPNYHIPYPVESVLTPKVTQIRRIEFGFRSVGPVTQSFQQGSSREVKEESLMLTGDENIVSVQFIVQYMIKDAQNYLFNVNDPEQTLAHAGEAAMREVIGNGKIDDALTTGKQEIQVQTRELMQRILDNYKTGLSVVAVQMQNVHPPDEVIEAFKDVASAREDKSRYINEAEAYQRDILPKARGEAARITNAAQAYKEAKVRKSEGDAARFLSVLREYEKAKDITRERLYLETMEAILANPDTEKLVMSEDALKQSVPYLPLDKQPRPAAPKEAQ; translated from the coding sequence ATGAATTGGGATTGGGACAAATTACAAAAGCAGCAACAGGGGCGCCCCGGCGGCAAGCCGCCGAGCTTCGACGATTTCCAGGACCAGCTCGAGAAACTGAAGAAGTTCAAGCTGCCCGGTTGGAAGTTCGTCATTCCTATTTTCATCCTCCTCTGGATCGCCAGCGGGTTCTACATCGTGGAGCCCGACGAGGTGGGCGTGGTCAAGCAGTTCGGCAAGTTCAACCGCGTCACCACCGCGGGTCCGAACTACCACATCCCCTACCCGGTGGAAAGCGTGCTCACCCCCAAGGTGACGCAGATCCGGCGTATCGAGTTCGGCTTCCGGTCCGTGGGGCCCGTCACGCAGAGCTTCCAGCAGGGGTCCAGCCGCGAGGTCAAGGAAGAGTCCCTGATGCTCACCGGCGACGAGAACATCGTCTCCGTACAGTTCATCGTCCAGTACATGATCAAGGATGCACAGAATTACCTGTTCAACGTCAATGACCCCGAGCAGACCCTGGCCCACGCGGGCGAGGCGGCCATGCGCGAGGTCATCGGCAACGGCAAGATCGACGACGCCCTGACCACGGGCAAGCAGGAGATCCAGGTCCAGACCAGGGAGCTCATGCAGCGCATCCTCGACAACTACAAGACCGGCCTGTCCGTGGTCGCGGTACAGATGCAGAACGTGCATCCGCCGGACGAGGTCATCGAGGCCTTCAAGGATGTGGCCTCCGCCCGCGAGGACAAGAGCCGCTACATCAACGAGGCCGAGGCGTACCAGCGCGACATCCTGCCCAAGGCGCGCGGCGAGGCCGCCCGCATCACCAACGCGGCCCAGGCCTACAAGGAGGCCAAGGTCCGCAAGTCGGAGGGCGACGCGGCCCGGTTCCTGTCCGTGCTCAGAGAGTACGAGAAGGCCAAGGACATCACCCGCGAGCGGCTGTACCTGGAGACCATGGAGGCCATCCTGGCCAACCCGGACACCGAAAAGCTGGTCATGTCCGAAGACGCCCTCAAGCAATCCGTACCCTATCTCCCCCTGGACAAGCAGCCGCGCCCGGCCGCTCCCAAGGAAGCACAGTAA
- a CDS encoding efflux RND transporter periplasmic adaptor subunit produces the protein MKKLIFILIAALLTGGGVWYFTAGQSTDRIKVLKTAKVARGSVSKVLEATGIVKAQVGAQVKIGAQATGVLESVPVKVGDHVRKGDLVARIDARELKARISEAKANLDLAQAKLQYMEKNLPRQRTLVQKRLEAQDSLDVATQDAQMARFSVAAAKAKLDTLRVQLSYTSIYSPIDGVVSQVAAQEGETIVSGLSVSNLITVLNPEMLEMWIYVDETDVGRVKAGLHVRYTVDAYREKVFEGVVDRIYPEPEIRDNIVYYRTLVKVTREQADFLRPEMTTQCKIIVRTKDDVLVVPNNALKWVKDRQVCFRVTDPEKQPEEVTPKLGLVGLETSEVLDGLSEGDVVATQLVLPGAKVGKKGL, from the coding sequence ATGAAGAAGCTCATATTCATCCTCATCGCCGCGCTCCTCACCGGAGGCGGCGTCTGGTACTTCACCGCCGGACAGTCCACGGACAGGATCAAGGTTCTCAAGACCGCCAAGGTCGCCAGGGGCAGCGTCTCCAAGGTTCTGGAGGCCACCGGCATCGTCAAGGCCCAGGTGGGCGCCCAGGTCAAGATCGGGGCCCAGGCCACCGGCGTGCTCGAATCCGTGCCCGTCAAGGTCGGCGACCACGTCCGGAAGGGCGACCTCGTGGCCCGCATCGACGCCCGCGAGCTCAAGGCGCGCATCAGTGAGGCCAAGGCCAACCTCGACCTGGCCCAGGCCAAGCTCCAGTACATGGAGAAGAACCTGCCCCGCCAGCGCACCCTGGTCCAGAAGCGCCTGGAGGCCCAGGACTCCCTGGACGTGGCCACCCAGGACGCCCAGATGGCCCGCTTCAGCGTGGCCGCGGCCAAGGCCAAGCTCGACACCCTGCGCGTCCAGCTGTCCTACACCAGCATCTACTCGCCCATCGACGGCGTGGTCAGCCAGGTGGCCGCCCAGGAGGGGGAGACCATCGTCTCCGGCCTGTCCGTGTCCAACCTGATCACCGTGCTCAATCCGGAAATGCTCGAGATGTGGATCTACGTGGACGAGACCGACGTGGGCCGCGTCAAGGCGGGCCTGCACGTGCGCTACACCGTGGACGCCTACCGCGAAAAGGTCTTCGAGGGCGTGGTGGACCGCATCTACCCCGAGCCGGAAATCCGCGACAACATCGTCTACTACCGCACCCTGGTCAAGGTCACCCGCGAACAGGCCGACTTCCTGCGCCCGGAGATGACCACCCAGTGCAAGATCATCGTCCGGACCAAGGACGACGTGCTCGTCGTGCCCAACAACGCCCTCAAGTGGGTCAAGGACCGCCAGGTCTGCTTCCGCGTGACCGACCCCGAAAAGCAGCCCGAGGAGGTCACGCCCAAGCTCGGCCTGGTCGGCCTGGAGACCTCCGAGGTCCTGGACGGCCTGTCCGAGGGCGACGTGGTCGCCACCCAGCTCGTCCTGCCCGGCGCCAAGGTCGGCAAGAAGGGGCTGTAA
- a CDS encoding (Fe-S)-binding protein, which yields MADPVSEHVSHCILCGKCLQACPLLKATGREELGPRSKSDLCRVLAEDPDKLSETDAARLAGLCLGCGRCREVCSQGQDVPGLVAALRGAHPNFKSWLWKTWLTRARQLWSPSSKAAALIPERFRTEKLGPMLKMLAGMTGGPGLDPFLTPRAFPDDWRGERMLLFAGCTANYVQGRWLTAALRLLDGLGADVLPGDFACCGSGLKGAGFADEAGEMARRNVAVWREAGRPRVAVFCASCLAGLRAYDAFESDGEKAQWNQALLPLSVAVRGIEFMISDNAPDRLGYHHPCHAGKDDPDRTWLRALLGDRLVRVTDEQCCGFGGVMRLAAPGLTEPVNRACWEALKGADVVLSGCSACLAQLSATAPDRVEVGHWLETIR from the coding sequence ATGGCCGACCCCGTTTCCGAACACGTCTCCCACTGCATCCTGTGCGGCAAGTGCCTCCAGGCCTGCCCGCTGCTCAAGGCCACGGGCCGCGAGGAACTCGGGCCGCGTTCCAAGTCCGACCTCTGCCGGGTCCTGGCCGAGGACCCGGACAAGCTGTCCGAGACCGACGCCGCCCGGCTGGCCGGGCTCTGCCTGGGCTGCGGCCGGTGCCGCGAGGTCTGCTCCCAGGGTCAGGACGTGCCCGGCCTGGTGGCCGCCCTGCGCGGTGCGCACCCGAATTTCAAGTCCTGGCTGTGGAAGACCTGGCTGACCCGCGCCCGCCAGCTCTGGTCGCCCAGCTCCAAGGCCGCCGCGCTCATCCCCGAGCGGTTCCGCACCGAGAAGCTCGGGCCCATGCTCAAGATGCTCGCGGGCATGACCGGCGGGCCGGGCCTCGATCCCTTCCTCACGCCCAGGGCCTTCCCCGACGACTGGCGCGGCGAACGCATGCTCCTGTTCGCGGGCTGCACGGCCAACTACGTGCAGGGCCGCTGGCTCACGGCCGCCCTGCGGCTGCTGGACGGCCTGGGCGCGGACGTCCTGCCCGGCGACTTCGCCTGCTGCGGCTCGGGGCTGAAGGGGGCCGGGTTCGCGGACGAGGCCGGGGAGATGGCCCGGCGCAACGTGGCGGTCTGGCGCGAGGCCGGGCGGCCGCGCGTGGCCGTGTTCTGCGCCTCCTGCCTGGCCGGGCTGCGGGCCTACGACGCCTTCGAGTCCGACGGGGAAAAGGCGCAGTGGAACCAGGCGCTTTTGCCCTTGTCGGTGGCTGTACGGGGCATAGAATTTATGATATCCGACAATGCACCGGACCGGCTCGGCTACCACCACCCGTGCCACGCGGGCAAGGACGACCCGGACCGGACCTGGCTCCGGGCGCTCCTGGGCGACCGGCTGGTCAGGGTTACGGACGAGCAGTGCTGCGGCTTCGGCGGGGTCATGCGCCTGGCCGCGCCCGGCCTGACCGAACCGGTCAACCGCGCCTGCTGGGAGGCGCTCAAGGGTGCGGACGTGGTCCTCTCGGGCTGCTCCGCCTGTCTGGCCCAGCTCTCGGCCACGGCCCCGGACCGCGTGGAGGTGGGCCACTGGCTTGAAACCATAAGGTAG
- a CDS encoding DVU0772 family protein, producing the protein MSDDTNACRQWLNEVNWDMIHEDAVTLYLEWGNNNYRDAMRSPVTTSGEYSVYFAMDTWGEPKVVLMRMDNYGSTILCSKKIPEDLAKQLLEDIKGIKGILELTPPIKEWLMKELEA; encoded by the coding sequence ATGAGCGACGACACCAACGCATGCAGGCAGTGGCTGAACGAAGTGAACTGGGACATGATCCACGAGGATGCCGTCACCCTGTACCTGGAATGGGGCAACAACAACTATCGCGACGCCATGCGTTCGCCGGTGACCACGTCCGGGGAATATTCGGTATATTTCGCCATGGACACCTGGGGTGAGCCCAAGGTGGTGCTCATGCGCATGGACAACTACGGATCGACCATCCTGTGTTCCAAGAAGATTCCCGAGGACCTGGCCAAGCAGCTGCTCGAAGACATCAAGGGCATCAAGGGCATCCTCGAGTTGACCCCGCCCATCAAGGAGTGGTTGATGAAGGAACTGGAGGCCTAG
- a CDS encoding YkgJ family cysteine cluster protein, protein MNPLDWLAGLDSPTGLFRRFRSRVLRREVEVVGRCTLCGRCCRSVLLRDRGRWLRSLSQFERLVAEAPEHARFRPKKRNADGYLLFDCALLGEDNLCTDHDTRPALCGNYPSKSLYYHGGRLPQGCGYAFRAVTFRDVLFGRRPFKPADFSAMLRREIEQEQDKQT, encoded by the coding sequence GTGAACCCGCTCGACTGGCTCGCCGGCCTCGACTCCCCGACCGGCCTGTTTCGCCGTTTCCGCTCCCGCGTCCTGCGCCGCGAGGTGGAGGTGGTCGGGCGGTGCACCCTGTGCGGCCGCTGCTGCCGGTCCGTGCTCCTGCGCGACCGGGGGCGCTGGCTGCGCAGCCTGTCCCAGTTCGAGCGGCTGGTGGCCGAGGCCCCGGAACACGCCCGGTTCCGCCCGAAAAAACGCAATGCGGACGGGTACCTGCTCTTCGACTGCGCCCTGCTCGGCGAGGACAACCTCTGCACCGATCACGACACCCGGCCCGCTTTGTGTGGAAATTATCCGTCCAAGTCGCTATATTACCATGGCGGCCGGTTGCCGCAGGGGTGCGGCTACGCCTTCAGGGCCGTGACCTTCCGCGACGTGCTCTTCGGCCGCAGGCCGTTCAAACCCGCTGATTTTTCCGCCATGCTGCGCCGGGAAATCGAACAGGAACAAGACAAGCAGACATGA
- a CDS encoding ABC transporter permease, producing MMRTVGRVVSMGLEAVWAFKLRSVFVVLGVAFGIASLTLIVTAVDGANRMAVEMVDMFGPDAALVFGGNFQKRAVGMRTLTLSREDADRIRDSLPGAYQVLPMRAKSGQTVRAGSRSYQDVTIVGTTQDYSKAWNWPLSEGRDLSAEDERIGAKVALLGDTPSRELFGDESPVGRVLYVSGIPFQVVGKLSYRGVTSGGGGDVDNRIIIPLSTLVQRYNMDRKYFRALRVKFVEPDYMAAHTENLRSLLRHLHHLNPEDDDDFSILTADEVLKFLAFFKGGLTLFLGVTAGIAVLVGGFVLANLFSISVSERAEEIGLKKAMGARNSAIMLQFLVEACALTLLGGVLGLFLGLGLGQFLSRLDILTIKFSWKAFFMALAGSQAVGLVFGLKPARQAASLDPIQALRGEG from the coding sequence ATGATGCGGACTGTTGGCAGGGTGGTGAGCATGGGCTTGGAGGCGGTATGGGCCTTCAAGTTGCGGTCCGTTTTCGTGGTCTTGGGCGTGGCCTTCGGCATCGCCTCGCTGACGCTGATCGTCACGGCGGTGGACGGGGCCAACCGCATGGCCGTGGAGATGGTCGACATGTTCGGCCCGGACGCGGCCCTGGTCTTCGGCGGCAATTTCCAGAAGCGGGCGGTGGGCATGCGCACCCTGACGCTGAGCCGCGAGGACGCGGACCGCATCCGTGATTCCCTGCCCGGCGCGTACCAGGTGCTGCCCATGCGGGCCAAGAGCGGGCAGACGGTCAGGGCGGGCAGCCGCAGCTACCAGGACGTGACCATAGTGGGCACCACCCAGGACTACTCCAAGGCCTGGAACTGGCCGCTGAGCGAGGGGCGCGACCTGTCGGCCGAGGACGAGCGCATCGGGGCCAAAGTCGCCCTGCTCGGCGACACGCCGTCGCGGGAGCTGTTCGGCGACGAGTCGCCCGTGGGCCGGGTCCTGTACGTCTCGGGCATCCCGTTCCAGGTAGTCGGCAAGCTGTCCTATCGCGGCGTGACCTCGGGCGGGGGCGGCGACGTGGACAACCGGATCATCATCCCCCTGTCCACCCTGGTCCAGCGCTACAACATGGACCGCAAGTATTTCCGGGCGCTGCGGGTCAAGTTCGTGGAGCCGGACTACATGGCCGCGCACACCGAGAACCTGCGCTCCCTGCTCCGCCACCTGCACCACCTCAACCCCGAGGATGACGACGACTTCTCCATCCTGACCGCCGACGAGGTCCTCAAGTTCCTGGCCTTCTTCAAGGGCGGCCTGACCCTGTTCCTGGGCGTGACCGCGGGCATCGCCGTGCTCGTGGGCGGCTTCGTCCTGGCCAACCTCTTCTCCATCTCGGTTTCGGAGCGGGCCGAGGAGATCGGCCTGAAAAAGGCCATGGGCGCACGCAACTCCGCCATCATGCTGCAATTCCTGGTCGAGGCCTGCGCCCTGACTCTGCTCGGCGGCGTGCTCGGCCTGTTCCTCGGTCTGGGACTCGGCCAGTTCCTGTCGCGCCTCGACATCCTGACCATCAAATTCTCGTGGAAGGCCTTCTTCATGGCCCTGGCCGGCTCCCAGGCCGTGGGCCTGGTCTTCGGCCTCAAGCCCGCCCGTCAGGCCGCGTCCCTGGACCCCATCCAGGCCCTGCGCGGCGAAGGCTAG
- the rnhA gene encoding ribonuclease HI: MRVSDRVTMYTDGSCLGNPGPGGYGAILIHGEYQGENGANYKELSQGYKRTTNNRMELLAVIVGLSSLTRPCTVDLWTDSKYVQQAITQRWLKNWQRNGWKTAAKKPVKNQDLWQRLMPLIEEHDVTFHWVKGHAGHLLNERVDDLARGAASGRGLLVDEGME, encoded by the coding sequence ATGCGCGTGAGTGATCGCGTGACCATGTATACGGACGGCTCCTGCCTCGGCAACCCCGGCCCCGGCGGCTACGGCGCCATCCTCATCCACGGCGAATACCAGGGCGAAAACGGTGCCAATTACAAGGAACTTTCCCAGGGCTACAAGCGGACCACCAACAACCGCATGGAGCTCCTCGCCGTCATCGTCGGCCTGTCCTCCCTGACCCGCCCCTGCACCGTGGACCTCTGGACCGACTCCAAATACGTCCAGCAGGCCATCACCCAACGCTGGCTCAAGAACTGGCAACGCAACGGCTGGAAAACCGCCGCCAAGAAACCGGTCAAGAACCAGGACCTCTGGCAACGGCTCATGCCCCTCATCGAAGAACACGACGTCACCTTCCACTGGGTCAAGGGACACGCCGGTCACCTGCTCAACGAACGCGTGGACGACCTGGCCAGAGGCGCCGCCTCGGGCAGAGGCCTGCTCGTGGACGAGGGCATGGAGTAG
- a CDS encoding CinA family protein, producing the protein MDTYLIARAVAELGECLRAQNHFLATAESCTGGLLASTLTDTPGSSEWFAGSVVAYSNTVKNKLLDVPAATLEEHGAVSEPVVLAMARGALKTIGADVSVAISGIAGPSGGTPDKPVGTVWIAWAWPDGIRARKYHFQGNRDQIKGQSVMTAINGLLGVTK; encoded by the coding sequence ATGGACACCTATCTCATCGCGCGGGCCGTGGCCGAACTCGGCGAATGCCTGCGCGCGCAAAATCACTTCCTGGCCACCGCCGAGTCCTGCACCGGCGGGCTGCTCGCCAGCACCCTGACCGATACCCCCGGCAGCTCCGAATGGTTCGCCGGGTCCGTGGTCGCCTACTCGAACACGGTCAAGAACAAACTCCTGGACGTGCCCGCCGCCACCCTCGAAGAACACGGCGCGGTCTCCGAACCCGTCGTCCTGGCCATGGCCCGGGGCGCGCTCAAGACCATCGGCGCGGACGTGTCCGTGGCCATCTCCGGCATCGCCGGACCCTCCGGCGGCACCCCGGACAAACCCGTGGGCACCGTCTGGATCGCCTGGGCCTGGCCCGACGGCATACGCGCCCGAAAATACCACTTCCAGGGCAACCGCGACCAGATCAAGGGACAATCCGTCATGACCGCCATCAACGGGCTGCTCGGCGTGACGAAGTAG
- a CDS encoding ABC transporter ATP-binding protein: MEPAISLNGITKTFLQGKGDESDPGIKVLKGITLDVAPGEFIALQGTSGSGKSTLLHIIGLLDRPTSGVYHLLGRDASNLDDDQQSDLRNKALGFVFQSFYLISYATALENVILPGLYSGRPRAELLSRAEALLERVGLADRMHFKPSRLSGGQQQRVAMARALLNDPRILLADEPTGQLDSNTSAEIMKLFHDVHRAGQTIVLVTHDEDVAREADRIIRLHDGRIAEDVKTNASGGQGGNF; this comes from the coding sequence ATGGAACCGGCCATCTCCCTGAACGGGATCACCAAGACCTTCCTCCAGGGCAAGGGCGACGAGTCCGACCCCGGCATCAAGGTCCTCAAGGGCATCACCCTGGACGTGGCCCCCGGCGAGTTCATCGCCCTGCAGGGCACGTCCGGCTCGGGCAAGTCCACCCTGCTGCACATCATCGGCCTGCTCGACCGGCCCACCTCGGGCGTCTACCATCTGCTCGGCCGAGACGCCTCCAACCTCGACGACGACCAGCAGTCCGACCTGCGCAACAAGGCGCTCGGCTTCGTGTTTCAGTCCTTCTACCTGATCTCCTACGCCACCGCCCTGGAGAACGTCATCCTGCCCGGCCTCTACTCCGGCAGGCCGCGCGCCGAACTGCTCTCAAGGGCCGAGGCCCTCCTCGAACGCGTGGGCCTGGCCGACCGCATGCACTTCAAGCCCTCGCGCCTGTCCGGCGGCCAGCAGCAGCGTGTGGCCATGGCCCGGGCCCTGCTCAACGACCCGCGGATACTCCTGGCCGACGAACCCACGGGCCAGCTCGACTCCAACACCTCGGCCGAGATCATGAAGCTCTTCCACGACGTGCACCGCGCCGGGCAGACCATCGTCCTCGTCACCCACGACGAGGACGTGGCCCGCGAGGCCGACCGCATCATCCGCCTCCACGACGGCCGCATCGCCGAGGACGTGAAAACAAATGCCTCCGGCGGCCAGGGGGGAAACTTTTGA
- the hflC gene encoding protease modulator HflC, translating into MKKTTIILGIVIVLGAFALTSAAFTVDQTQQAIVIQLGRPVSGQLGPGLHFKLPVVQTVVFFDARILDFDAKPEEITTTDKKYMNVDSYTKWRIIDPLTFYTKVRTIQGARARLDDIVRSQLRVALGRYTLIEVVSHKRQEIMDAVTKRSKELLEPYGIEVLDVRIKRTDLPAENARSIYGRMKAERERQAKQYRSEGQEASAKIKANADKERTIILADAQKQAEIIRGEGDAQATKVYAQALGQNPDFYEFTRSLDAYRRGFDKNTRFILTPKSPFLKHLQ; encoded by the coding sequence ATGAAGAAAACGACCATCATACTCGGCATCGTCATCGTCCTCGGGGCCTTCGCCCTGACCTCCGCGGCCTTCACCGTGGATCAGACCCAGCAGGCCATCGTCATCCAGCTCGGCCGGCCGGTCAGCGGCCAGCTCGGCCCCGGCCTGCACTTCAAGCTGCCCGTGGTCCAGACCGTGGTCTTCTTCGACGCGCGCATCCTGGACTTCGACGCCAAGCCCGAGGAGATCACCACCACGGACAAGAAGTACATGAACGTGGACTCCTACACCAAGTGGCGGATCATCGACCCGCTGACCTTCTACACCAAGGTGCGCACCATCCAGGGCGCCCGGGCCCGGCTGGACGACATCGTCCGCTCGCAGCTCCGGGTGGCGCTGGGCCGCTACACCCTGATCGAGGTGGTCTCGCACAAGCGCCAGGAGATCATGGACGCGGTGACCAAACGCTCCAAGGAGCTGCTCGAACCCTACGGCATCGAGGTCCTCGACGTGCGCATCAAGCGCACGGACCTGCCCGCGGAGAACGCCCGGTCCATCTACGGGCGCATGAAGGCCGAGCGTGAGCGCCAGGCCAAGCAGTACCGCTCCGAAGGCCAGGAGGCCTCGGCCAAGATCAAGGCCAACGCGGACAAGGAACGGACCATCATCCTGGCCGACGCCCAGAAGCAGGCCGAGATCATCCGCGGCGAGGGCGACGCCCAGGCCACCAAGGTCTATGCCCAGGCCCTGGGGCAAAATCCCGACTTCTACGAATTCACCCGGAGCCTGGACGCCTACCGGCGCGGTTTCGACAAGAACACCCGCTTCATCCTGACCCCGAAAAGTCCCTTCCTGAAACATCTGCAATAG